The proteins below are encoded in one region of Flavobacterium sp. IMCC34852:
- a CDS encoding O-methyltransferase, with protein MLQQIKSYLNFLYHSKNEHGVHSPFVFNLVTKCFYNKQPYPEYSILKNYRKSLLENKNTIEVTDFGAGSRVFKSNTRAINQIAKTAGITQKRAELLFRITKYFQPDTILEIGTSLGLATSALSLGNPKAKITTLEGCENTLAVAQKQFETFELNNIYTVATEFNCFLKDRQPSTDNRQLIYFDGNHSKAATLEYFELLMPTITNESVWIFDDIHWSADMEAAWEIIKNNPKVTVTIDTFQWGLVFFRTEQEKEHFVIRT; from the coding sequence ATGCTTCAACAAATAAAATCATATCTAAACTTCCTCTATCACTCCAAAAACGAACACGGAGTCCATTCGCCTTTTGTGTTTAACTTGGTGACCAAATGTTTTTATAATAAGCAACCATATCCCGAATATTCGATACTGAAAAACTATCGGAAATCCCTTTTAGAAAATAAAAACACCATCGAAGTAACAGATTTTGGCGCCGGTTCCAGGGTTTTCAAAAGCAATACCAGAGCGATAAATCAAATTGCGAAAACTGCAGGGATTACGCAAAAACGAGCTGAATTACTGTTCAGAATCACGAAATATTTCCAACCTGATACTATTCTGGAAATTGGAACTTCGTTAGGATTAGCAACTTCGGCTTTATCATTGGGCAACCCAAAAGCAAAAATCACAACATTGGAAGGTTGTGAAAACACTTTGGCTGTAGCCCAAAAACAATTTGAGACTTTTGAATTGAATAACATCTATACGGTCGCAACAGAATTTAATTGCTTTTTAAAAGACCGACAACCGTCAACCGACAACCGACAACTTATCTATTTCGACGGTAATCATTCCAAAGCCGCGACGTTAGAGTATTTTGAGCTTTTAATGCCGACAATCACCAACGAATCGGTTTGGATTTTTGACGATATTCATTGGTCAGCCGACATGGAAGCCGCATGGGAAATCATCAAAAATAACCCTAAAGTAACCGTAACAATTGATACCTTTCAATGGGGATTGGTTTTCTTCAGAACAGAACAAGAAAAAGAACATTTTGTGATTCGTACCTGA
- a CDS encoding ABC-F family ATP-binding cassette domain-containing protein, with the protein MNYLSVENISKSFGERTLFKDISFGINKDQKIAFIAKNGSGKTQIMRMINGDDEPDTGQIVIRKGLKMAFLSQNNNLQDELTIEESIFASDNEILHVIEQYEKALENPEDVEKYQLAFDEMDRHNAWDFETQFKQILSKLKLDDLKLKVKSLSGGQKKRLSLAIILINRPDLLILDEPTNHLDLEMIEWLESYFAKENITLFMVTHDRFFLERVCNEIIELDNGKLYQYKGNYSYYLQKKEERIAMENSTIDKAQNLFVKELAWMRRQPKARTTKSKSRQDDFYKIKEVAESRRKENVVELEINMERMGSKIIELHKLYKKFKDKVILDNFTYDFQRGERIGIIGKNGTGKSTFLNILTKTIVPDAGKVVIGDTIKIGYYTQSGINPKPGQKVIDIIKEYGEYIPLTKGKIISASQLLERFLFDAKKQYDFVEKLSGGELKRLYLCTVLIQNPNFLILDEPTNDLDIVTLNVLESFLLDYPGCLLVVSHDRYFMDKIVDHLFIFRGEGQIEDFPGNYSDFRAYEDSAEPKNLSNVSTEKVNWKQNNPTTSGLNFNEQKEFNKIEREIKDLEYEKKQIENLFAEGKVADADITKKAQELEVIIKKLEEKEERWFELSSKME; encoded by the coding sequence GTGAATTACCTTTCAGTAGAAAATATATCGAAGTCCTTTGGCGAAAGAACCTTGTTTAAAGATATTTCTTTTGGCATTAATAAAGACCAAAAAATCGCCTTTATTGCTAAAAACGGTTCGGGAAAAACCCAAATCATGCGGATGATTAATGGCGATGACGAACCGGATACCGGACAAATCGTGATTCGAAAAGGGTTGAAAATGGCTTTCTTATCGCAGAACAATAATTTGCAAGATGAATTGACGATTGAGGAAAGTATTTTTGCTTCAGACAACGAAATCCTTCATGTGATTGAACAATATGAAAAAGCGTTGGAAAACCCGGAAGACGTGGAAAAATACCAATTGGCTTTTGACGAAATGGACCGCCACAACGCTTGGGATTTTGAAACACAATTCAAGCAAATTCTATCCAAATTAAAACTAGACGATTTAAAACTCAAAGTCAAATCCCTTTCCGGTGGACAAAAAAAACGTTTGTCCTTGGCCATTATTTTGATTAATCGCCCTGATTTACTAATCTTGGATGAGCCCACGAATCACTTGGATTTGGAAATGATTGAATGGTTGGAAAGTTATTTTGCCAAAGAAAACATCACCTTGTTTATGGTGACCCACGACCGTTTCTTTTTGGAACGCGTTTGCAACGAAATCATCGAACTCGACAACGGAAAACTGTACCAATACAAGGGCAATTACTCTTATTATTTGCAGAAAAAAGAAGAGCGAATCGCGATGGAAAACTCGACGATTGACAAAGCGCAAAACCTTTTCGTCAAAGAATTGGCTTGGATGCGTCGCCAACCGAAAGCACGTACGACCAAATCGAAATCGCGCCAAGATGATTTCTACAAAATCAAAGAAGTCGCGGAAAGCCGTAGAAAAGAAAATGTAGTTGAGCTCGAAATCAACATGGAACGCATGGGTAGTAAGATAATCGAGCTGCACAAATTGTATAAAAAATTCAAGGACAAAGTCATTTTAGACAATTTTACCTATGATTTCCAACGTGGTGAACGTATCGGGATTATTGGTAAAAACGGCACCGGAAAATCGACTTTCTTAAACATCTTAACCAAAACCATAGTTCCCGATGCCGGAAAAGTGGTGATCGGTGACACGATTAAAATTGGTTATTACACCCAAAGCGGCATCAACCCGAAACCCGGGCAAAAAGTCATTGACATCATTAAAGAATACGGCGAATACATTCCGCTAACCAAAGGCAAAATCATTTCAGCTTCGCAATTGTTGGAGCGCTTTTTATTTGATGCCAAAAAGCAATACGATTTTGTAGAAAAACTAAGTGGTGGCGAATTAAAACGACTGTATTTGTGTACGGTTTTGATTCAAAATCCGAACTTTTTAATTCTCGATGAGCCAACCAATGATTTGGATATTGTGACTTTAAATGTTCTGGAAAGTTTCTTATTGGATTATCCGGGCTGTTTATTGGTGGTTTCGCACGACCGGTATTTTATGGATAAAATTGTGGACCATTTATTCATTTTCAGAGGTGAAGGACAAATAGAAGATTTCCCGGGAAATTATTCTGATTTCAGAGCTTATGAAGATTCGGCTGAACCTAAAAATTTATCGAATGTTTCTACGGAGAAAGTCAATTGGAAACAAAACAACCCAACGACTTCGGGTCTGAATTTTAACGAGCAAAAGGAATTCAACAAAATCGAACGCGAAATCAAAGACTTGGAATACGAGAAGAAACAAATCGAAAACCTATTTGCTGAAGGCAAAGTAGCCGATGCCGATATCACCAAAAAAGCTCAGGAATTGGAAGTGATCATTAAGAAACTAGAAGAAAAAGAAGAGCGTTGGTTTGAGTTAAGTTCAAAAATGGAATAA
- a CDS encoding glycosyltransferase family 2 protein, which produces MQLSVIILNYNVRYFLEQCVLSVQKAIQNIDAEIIVIDNNSSDDSCAMMKQRFPTVKLIENKENAGFPKGNNIAVKEAKGEYLCILNPDTVVAEDTFEKILNTEHWKLNTGIIGCKLIDGTGNFLPESKRGIPTPWVAFTKIFGLYKIFPKSSMFNKYYAQDLAENQTGKVDILVGAFMVMKRELYNELGGFDENCFMYADDIDLSYRALLLQKQNYYFHETTVIHYKGESTVKDATYMKHFRGFMNYFYQKHFKRSLFFNLMARFGAFYFSIVKVFKGKVQPKVKPNQYILVSDNEAIKEKLVAKLQKSIERVPLENGKIVISQTISKAKNTEVILDTNYLGFKKAIAFLEENKNKSFTFKMLPVESNFIIGSNSSNDRGEVINL; this is translated from the coding sequence ATGCAACTATCGGTCATCATTCTTAATTATAACGTGCGCTACTTTTTAGAGCAGTGTGTATTGAGTGTGCAAAAAGCCATTCAAAATATTGATGCCGAAATTATCGTCATCGACAACAACTCTTCCGATGACAGTTGTGCCATGATGAAGCAGCGTTTTCCGACTGTAAAACTCATCGAAAACAAAGAAAATGCCGGTTTTCCTAAAGGCAATAACATTGCGGTTAAAGAAGCCAAAGGTGAGTATTTGTGCATTTTAAATCCGGACACCGTTGTAGCCGAAGATACGTTTGAAAAAATACTGAACACTGAACACTGGAAACTGAACACTGGAATAATCGGTTGCAAACTCATCGACGGCACCGGAAACTTTCTTCCGGAAAGCAAACGCGGTATTCCAACACCATGGGTGGCTTTTACTAAGATTTTTGGCTTGTACAAAATTTTCCCGAAGTCATCGATGTTCAATAAATATTACGCTCAAGATTTAGCTGAAAACCAAACGGGAAAAGTCGATATATTGGTTGGTGCATTTATGGTGATGAAACGCGAATTGTACAATGAATTAGGAGGTTTTGACGAAAATTGTTTTATGTATGCCGACGATATTGATTTGTCGTATCGAGCATTGTTGTTGCAAAAACAGAATTATTACTTTCACGAAACGACAGTCATTCATTATAAAGGAGAAAGCACAGTGAAAGATGCGACTTACATGAAGCATTTCAGAGGATTTATGAATTACTTCTATCAGAAGCACTTTAAACGCTCCTTGTTTTTCAATCTCATGGCTCGTTTTGGTGCTTTTTATTTTTCTATAGTGAAAGTGTTTAAAGGCAAAGTACAGCCTAAAGTGAAACCCAATCAGTATATTTTAGTTTCTGATAATGAAGCGATAAAGGAAAAATTAGTGGCCAAATTGCAAAAAAGTATTGAAAGAGTGCCATTAGAAAACGGGAAAATAGTAATTTCGCAAACGATTTCGAAGGCTAAGAATACCGAGGTTATTTTAGATACCAATTATTTAGGTTTTAAAAAAGCTATTGCCTTTTTGGAAGAAAACAAAAACAAGTCGTTCACTTTTAAAATGTTACCCGTTGAAAGTAATTTCATCATAGGAAGCAACAGTAGTAACGATAGAGGAGAAGTAATTAATTTATAG